Proteins co-encoded in one bacterium genomic window:
- a CDS encoding sigma-54 dependent transcriptional regulator codes for MAAGEEDQEMNKNGNRTNGKNAAGATHILVVDDEVEMLNNYRRLLSRAGHECVTTDDPTRIESILTDFRPDLVITDLMMPNGSGMEVLESVHRFDKDIPVILVTAFGSIESAVEAMKHHAADYLTKPFSMNELMTKIQEALSRRLFSQEEAATPVPEDEESKGWRQGIIGISPAMERVLELVRKVSRTDVNVLVTGESGTGKEVIARAIHRLSARRNEIFVPVDCASLPENLLESELFGYTKGAFTGAISEKKGLFEFAHKGTLFLDEIGEMPISLQSKLLRVLQERRFRRIGGREEIDVNVRVIAATNRDLVEAVSEKTFRGDLYYRLNVVTLHLPPLRDRIEDVPLLANHFLRQFTRDNHLPSINISVESLEKLRAYRWPGNVRELQNVVEHAATLTGAAEIQPGDLPLEVRDIQGIPGAQPQDPGSDSMFDIKDRMVGSFEREYLISLLVDNNFNISRAAEAAGCHRRTLYRMIHRHNIDLEVIQEQRKAARTGTETGE; via the coding sequence ATGGCTGCCGGTGAGGAAGACCAGGAAATGAACAAGAACGGCAATCGAACCAACGGAAAGAACGCGGCCGGCGCGACTCACATCCTCGTGGTCGATGACGAAGTCGAGATGCTTAACAACTACCGGCGCCTGTTGAGCCGCGCTGGTCACGAGTGCGTCACGACCGACGATCCGACCCGCATCGAATCGATTCTGACGGACTTCCGGCCCGATCTGGTTATCACCGACCTGATGATGCCGAACGGGTCGGGGATGGAAGTGCTCGAATCCGTCCATCGGTTCGACAAGGACATCCCGGTCATTCTCGTGACGGCGTTTGGATCGATCGAGAGCGCCGTCGAGGCCATGAAACACCACGCGGCCGATTACCTGACCAAGCCGTTCTCGATGAACGAGTTGATGACGAAGATCCAGGAGGCGCTGTCCCGCCGCCTGTTCAGCCAGGAAGAAGCGGCGACGCCCGTTCCCGAGGATGAGGAATCGAAGGGATGGCGCCAAGGGATCATCGGCATCAGTCCGGCCATGGAGCGCGTTCTGGAACTCGTTCGCAAGGTCTCGCGGACCGACGTCAACGTGCTGGTGACCGGCGAAAGCGGCACTGGCAAGGAAGTCATCGCTCGTGCCATTCACCGCCTCAGCGCGCGCCGGAACGAGATCTTCGTCCCCGTCGATTGCGCCAGCCTCCCCGAAAATCTACTGGAAAGCGAGCTGTTCGGCTACACGAAGGGCGCCTTCACAGGGGCCATTTCGGAGAAGAAAGGCCTCTTTGAGTTTGCCCACAAGGGCACGCTCTTCCTCGACGAGATCGGCGAAATGCCCATTTCGCTGCAATCCAAGCTGCTTCGCGTCCTCCAGGAACGCCGGTTCCGGCGCATCGGCGGGCGAGAGGAAATCGATGTCAACGTTCGCGTGATCGCAGCCACAAATCGCGATCTTGTCGAGGCCGTGAGCGAGAAGACCTTCCGCGGCGATCTCTACTATCGATTGAACGTCGTGACACTGCATCTGCCTCCGCTGCGCGACCGCATCGAGGACGTCCCGCTGCTGGCCAACCACTTCCTGCGCCAGTTCACCCGCGACAATCATCTGCCATCGATCAATATCTCCGTCGAATCGCTCGAGAAACTGCGAGCCTATCGCTGGCCGGGCAATGTGCGCGAGCTTCAGAACGTCGTCGAGCATGCGGCCACACTGACCGGCGCGGCGGAGATTCAACCCGGCGATCTCCCCCTCGAAGTCCGCGATATTCAGGGCATCCCGGGGGCACAGCCTCAGGATCCCGGCAGCGATTCGATGTTCGACATCAAGGATCGCATGGTTGGCAGCTTCGAGCGCGAGTACCTGATCTCGCTGCTGGTCGACAATAACTTCAACATCTCGCGGGCGGCCGAGGCTGCCGGCTGTCACCGTCGCACACTCTATCGCATGATTCATCGCCACAATATCGACCTGGAAGTCATTCAGGAGCAGCGCAAAGCAGCCCGGACGGGCACAGAGACAGGGGAGTAG
- a CDS encoding TIGR02710 family CRISPR-associated protein, with translation MAKKQTGRSKADGTAHLVSIGTSFSAPREGDLVDTLIADIKSMKPERLGVLATADSHDNAERLIKGVGINRRRTEIIELESAQSLNEAYTATSAYINRLEELGYDAGHLVVHYTAGTKVMASGMVLAAASSGCQSLRYLYSRGPGAGSEPVITTAKAVRAEGDLRMARMLMRELRFRAASEILQRFDPELLTKDDANLYRALTDLAPGYAAWDNFRVRTFLRHYRAARTKGRAAGEFELSQEAIGALDKVARVEQSVGVYPVELIFDLYNNAIRRLMERRTDDALTRLYRAAELFAQNVLLAHHKIRTDDVDIRKVPPRDRVVFEALRRMDDVKIKLGLRKSYELLAILDNPVGNAFIKNQRLSEVLQERRHLVLAHGTKPAPTKVALDMIDQMKGLLKLEIKDFDDRAALQQFPWIDNESVLARLRTTRNEQEPVPSDVEEAGRRRARRAGGRRGSARGRKSPKRG, from the coding sequence ATGGCAAAGAAGCAAACTGGCCGCTCCAAGGCCGATGGCACAGCCCACCTGGTCTCGATCGGAACCTCTTTCAGCGCACCGCGCGAGGGCGATCTGGTAGATACGCTGATCGCGGATATCAAGTCGATGAAGCCGGAGCGCCTGGGTGTGCTGGCGACGGCCGATAGCCACGACAATGCGGAGCGCCTGATCAAGGGCGTCGGAATCAATCGTCGGCGAACAGAGATTATTGAGCTGGAGAGCGCCCAGAGCCTGAACGAGGCATACACGGCGACCAGCGCCTATATTAATCGACTGGAAGAATTGGGCTACGACGCTGGGCACCTCGTTGTGCATTACACGGCAGGAACAAAGGTCATGGCGTCGGGCATGGTGCTGGCCGCGGCCAGCAGCGGGTGCCAGTCGCTGCGTTACCTGTATTCGCGTGGCCCGGGGGCGGGTTCGGAGCCGGTGATCACAACTGCAAAGGCCGTTCGCGCCGAGGGCGATCTGCGCATGGCGCGAATGCTGATGCGCGAGTTGCGTTTCCGCGCCGCCTCGGAGATTCTGCAGCGCTTCGATCCGGAGCTTCTGACGAAGGACGATGCGAATCTCTACCGGGCACTGACCGATCTGGCGCCGGGTTATGCGGCTTGGGACAACTTCCGCGTTCGCACGTTCCTGCGGCACTATCGCGCGGCTCGGACAAAGGGCCGGGCAGCGGGTGAATTTGAGCTCTCTCAAGAAGCGATTGGTGCGCTGGACAAGGTCGCTCGAGTAGAACAGTCGGTCGGCGTTTATCCGGTCGAGCTGATTTTCGATCTCTACAATAACGCGATCCGCCGGTTGATGGAACGTCGCACTGATGATGCACTGACGCGCCTTTACCGTGCTGCAGAATTGTTCGCCCAGAACGTTCTGCTGGCGCATCACAAGATTCGGACAGACGATGTGGACATCCGCAAGGTGCCCCCGCGCGACCGCGTGGTCTTCGAGGCTCTGCGCCGAATGGATGACGTAAAGATCAAGCTGGGCTTGCGGAAATCGTACGAACTGCTCGCGATCCTGGATAATCCCGTGGGCAACGCATTCATCAAGAATCAGCGTTTGAGCGAGGTGCTGCAGGAGCGACGCCATCTTGTGCTGGCGCACGGCACGAAGCCTGCTCCCACCAAGGTTGCCCTGGACATGATCGACCAGATGAAGGGGCTGTTGAAGCTGGAGATCAAGGACTTCGACGATCGAGCAGCCTTGCAGCAGTTCCCCTGGATCGACAATGAAAGCGTTCTGGCTCGCCTGCGCACGACGCGCAACGAGCAGGAACCGGTTCCAAGCGATGTAGAGGAGGCGGGGCGGCGCCGGGCGAGGCGTGCAGGAGGCCGAAGAGGCTCGGCAAGGGGTCGGAAGTCACCCAAAAGAGGCTAG
- a CDS encoding cupin domain-containing protein, translated as MSAEEVIKTLQLIPHPEGGFYREIFRSDVRVQHPNVPPGEERERAASTLIYFLLEAKDFSAFHRVRSEETWHLYGGGPLELHLIHQHGEYEQRILRRDLGAGFSPQTTVDANVWQAACPAPNVEWVLCGCTVAPGFEFADFSMASRKELTLSYPECQEIINRFTRE; from the coding sequence TTGTCAGCAGAGGAAGTCATCAAGACACTCCAGCTGATCCCGCATCCGGAAGGCGGGTTCTATCGGGAGATCTTTCGTTCCGACGTGCGCGTGCAACACCCGAATGTGCCGCCGGGCGAGGAACGAGAGCGCGCAGCCAGCACGCTGATCTACTTCCTGCTGGAAGCGAAGGACTTCTCGGCGTTCCATCGAGTGCGGTCTGAGGAGACATGGCACCTCTACGGCGGCGGACCATTGGAACTGCACCTGATTCACCAGCATGGTGAATATGAGCAGCGGATCCTGCGTCGGGACCTGGGCGCCGGATTCTCGCCTCAGACAACAGTCGACGCAAATGTCTGGCAGGCAGCGTGCCCCGCTCCCAATGTGGAGTGGGTTCTGTGCGGCTGCACGGTTGCACCGGGATTTGAGTTTGCCGATTTCTCGATGGCGAGCCGGAAGGAACTGACGCTCAGCTATCCGGAGTGCCAAGAGATCATCAACCGATTCACGCGGGAATGA
- a CDS encoding serine protease: MMIRKASTTALWLLAAVLTLTSVASAEVHDAARKALKEKGDAVITVEVVLSVKYSYGGNQQEQENKDEVFGVVIGDDGLVITSLSSVDPGATYERMMGSRTEDMSYTSTVKSIKYIMPNNDEIDATVVLRDRDLDMAFLRPIEKQDEPFSFIDLSKHAEADVMEPIFTIARMGKTAKRIAIGMTGEIQGVIEKPRKFYITDSEIVTGGPGVPVFRENGDLLGIVLLHVLPGAAKDDTNDDPVIPVVIPALDVEEVAAQAPEEAPKESAPAPEENEPAAEEDTGDM; encoded by the coding sequence ATGATGATTCGCAAGGCAAGTACGACAGCTCTCTGGCTGCTGGCTGCAGTCCTGACCCTCACCTCAGTTGCCTCCGCCGAAGTTCACGACGCGGCGCGCAAGGCCCTGAAGGAAAAGGGGGACGCAGTCATTACGGTCGAGGTTGTCCTGAGCGTGAAGTACAGCTACGGCGGCAACCAGCAGGAACAGGAAAACAAGGACGAGGTGTTCGGTGTCGTGATCGGCGACGATGGCCTTGTCATCACGTCGCTGTCATCGGTCGATCCAGGCGCAACCTACGAGCGCATGATGGGCTCCCGCACCGAGGACATGAGCTACACGAGCACCGTGAAGTCCATCAAGTACATCATGCCGAACAACGATGAGATCGATGCAACGGTCGTCCTGCGCGATCGCGATCTCGACATGGCGTTCCTGCGACCGATCGAAAAGCAGGACGAGCCATTCAGCTTCATCGACCTCTCGAAGCATGCCGAAGCCGATGTCATGGAACCCATCTTCACGATCGCGCGCATGGGAAAAACGGCCAAGCGCATCGCCATCGGAATGACCGGCGAGATTCAGGGCGTGATCGAGAAGCCGCGCAAGTTCTACATCACGGACTCTGAGATTGTGACCGGCGGTCCTGGCGTTCCTGTTTTCCGGGAAAACGGCGATCTGCTTGGCATCGTCCTGCTCCACGTTCTGCCGGGAGCCGCAAAGGACGACACCAATGATGACCCGGTGATCCCGGTTGTGATTCCTGCTCTCGACGTCGAAGAAGTCGCTGCCCAGGCACCGGAAGAGGCGCCGAAGGAATCCGCTCCCGCACCGGAGGAGAACGAACCGGCTGCCGAAGAAGATACCGGCGACATGTAA
- a CDS encoding PDZ domain-containing protein gives MQISPRAWRPAAAIGVLLLSMAIFAVGCATSSAELTRVERAQLENAVDHVKPSLVRIQVVEPAYYEGREFKSVAFGSGTIITPDGYVMTNHHVAGNAVRLLCTMPNREEVPAILIGTDPATDIAIIKLQPDTPQTFPVARFGNSDELEVGDRVLALGSPLGLSQSVTLGVISNAEMIIPSIFANSAFRLDGENVGELVRWIGHDAAIYGGNSGGPLVNMNGEIIGVNELSWGLAGAIPGNLAKKVAFELIENEYVRRAYIGLNFQPQLKDAPIREGVLVAGVQSDSPAEKAGFQSGDIVLSIAGQPVEARFLEDMPTLNNVIANLPIGKAVPVVILRDGNEMTIDLTAIEREPALPPTEEFRAWGLTGRDLSLWTQLSLARDSRQGVIVTSTRPGGPVAKAEPEIRGGDVIVRVGDREINSADDLISWTEENVGDSEETVPTLVEYERKGENFLTVVDVGIDELDDPGVEVRKAWLPIETQVLTKDLAEKLDLKGKKGVRVTRVYGDIPEDFPLEVGDVITQLDGTVIEASQAHDTEVFRTMIREYRIGTEAEFTVLRDGEKMNVTWKLGPSPETVREMARFRDLDFEFIVRETTYYDRQDPQNGDADVNILVDSVTRGGWASLAGLHVGDVLLAIDAHKVTTLKDVEEQMDRVHETEPNSVVFEIRRGTQQAFIEIEPSWDRTAGSSK, from the coding sequence ATGCAGATTTCACCGAGGGCTTGGAGGCCTGCAGCAGCCATTGGGGTACTGCTGCTGAGCATGGCAATCTTCGCGGTCGGTTGCGCAACCAGCTCGGCAGAGCTGACCCGCGTCGAGCGCGCGCAACTCGAGAATGCCGTCGATCACGTCAAACCATCGCTGGTTCGTATTCAGGTTGTCGAACCCGCCTACTACGAAGGGCGCGAGTTCAAGAGCGTCGCATTCGGCAGTGGCACGATCATCACGCCGGACGGCTACGTGATGACGAATCATCATGTCGCAGGAAACGCCGTGCGTCTCCTCTGCACGATGCCGAATCGCGAAGAGGTCCCGGCCATTTTGATCGGGACCGATCCCGCGACGGATATCGCAATCATCAAGTTGCAGCCCGACACACCGCAGACCTTTCCAGTCGCGCGATTCGGCAACTCTGATGAACTCGAAGTCGGCGACCGCGTGCTGGCGCTCGGCAGTCCGCTCGGCCTTTCGCAGTCCGTGACGCTCGGCGTGATCAGCAACGCCGAAATGATCATCCCTTCGATCTTCGCCAACTCGGCCTTTCGACTCGACGGCGAAAACGTCGGCGAACTCGTTCGCTGGATCGGTCACGACGCCGCGATCTACGGAGGCAACTCCGGCGGTCCGCTCGTGAACATGAACGGCGAGATCATCGGCGTGAATGAACTCAGCTGGGGCCTTGCGGGAGCCATTCCGGGCAACCTTGCAAAGAAGGTCGCCTTTGAACTGATTGAGAACGAATACGTTCGTCGCGCCTACATCGGTTTGAACTTCCAGCCGCAATTGAAAGACGCACCGATTCGCGAAGGAGTCCTGGTCGCCGGCGTGCAAAGCGATTCCCCCGCCGAGAAAGCCGGATTCCAGAGCGGCGACATTGTGCTGTCGATCGCCGGCCAGCCCGTTGAGGCGCGCTTCCTCGAAGACATGCCGACGTTGAACAACGTGATCGCAAACTTGCCAATTGGCAAAGCCGTTCCCGTTGTCATTCTGCGCGATGGAAACGAGATGACGATTGATCTGACTGCGATCGAACGCGAGCCGGCGCTTCCTCCAACGGAGGAATTCCGGGCATGGGGTCTGACTGGACGCGACTTGTCCTTGTGGACACAGCTTTCCCTCGCCCGCGACAGCCGCCAGGGCGTCATCGTGACTTCAACACGACCGGGCGGTCCGGTTGCGAAGGCCGAACCCGAAATTCGCGGCGGCGATGTGATCGTGCGCGTCGGCGATCGCGAAATCAACAGCGCCGACGATTTGATTTCCTGGACGGAGGAAAATGTCGGCGATTCGGAAGAGACAGTACCGACGCTCGTTGAGTACGAACGCAAGGGTGAGAACTTCCTCACCGTCGTGGACGTCGGCATCGATGAACTCGACGATCCTGGCGTGGAAGTGCGCAAGGCCTGGCTGCCGATCGAGACGCAGGTACTGACGAAAGACCTTGCCGAGAAGCTCGACCTGAAAGGCAAGAAGGGCGTTCGTGTCACGCGCGTCTATGGCGACATTCCAGAGGACTTCCCGCTCGAAGTCGGTGATGTGATCACGCAACTGGATGGGACCGTGATCGAAGCCAGTCAGGCACATGACACGGAAGTTTTCCGCACGATGATTCGCGAATATCGCATCGGCACCGAAGCCGAATTCACCGTGCTGCGCGATGGCGAGAAGATGAATGTCACGTGGAAGCTTGGCCCCTCGCCGGAAACCGTTCGCGAGATGGCCCGCTTCCGGGACTTGGATTTTGAATTCATCGTTCGCGAGACGACATACTATGATCGCCAAGACCCGCAAAATGGGGACGCAGACGTGAACATCCTCGTCGACTCCGTTACGCGCGGGGGATGGGCCTCACTGGCTGGTCTGCATGTGGGCGATGTTCTGCTGGCGATTGACGCCCACAAGGTCACAACACTGAAGGACGTGGAAGAGCAGATGGACCGTGTGCACGAGACAGAGCCGAACTCCGTCGTCTTCGAAATCCGTCGCGGCACGCAGCAGGCGTTCATCGAAATCGAACCGAGTTGGGATCGCACAGCCGGCTCATCGAAGTAA